DNA from Daucus carota subsp. sativus chromosome 1, DH1 v3.0, whole genome shotgun sequence:
gcAGGTTTCTCTTCCTGGTAAATTGTTGGGCGAAATAATATCTCGAACATGTACAGACATTCACCCAGCAGGCACCAGAAAGCCAAAGGTTTCAGGTTGAAACATGTGCTTCAGATTTGTGTTTTAGTTGGTGTTTGCTTTTGGTTGATTTACCAGGTTAAGCACTCCCATGATAAGAGGAAACAATTTGATGAAAATGATGCAAAAACTTCACGAGATGTAGAGATGAACAGTGCGGTTTTGAAATTAGGAAGGAAGGACCTTATCTCACAAGAAAAGGGGCCAATCAAGGATCTTGAGAGTCATGatgaagaagttgaagaagaaatTGTTGAAGAAGATAAGAGTGAAGAAGAAAATGGAGAGCAAGATAAGAATGAAGAAGAAATTGGAGAAGAAGATAAACATGGAGAAGAAATCGAGAAAGAAGATAAGCATGAAGAAGAAAGCGAGGAAGAAGAGAAGCATGAAGAGGAAACTGCAGAAGAAGACAAAAATGAAGAAGAAACCGAAGAAGGTAAGAAAGAAGAAGAGTCTGGAGAAGAAGACAAGCATGATGAAGAAAATGGAGAAGAGGACAAACATGAAGAAGAAAATGGAGAAGAGGACAAACATGAAGAAGAAACTGGAATAGAAGATGAGCATGAAAACGAAGAGCAAGAAGAAGATATTGAAACTGAAGAAAAAGGTGATAGAGGTGGAGATGTTGGCGTAAACGAGCAGGAGCAAGAGAAAACTGATTCCAATGTTAATCAAGAAGAGGAGTTTTTAGATGAAGAGAAGGACAAAGACACCAATGAGAAGGAAACCGAGGATAAAGATGATGGTGGTAAAGATTCTCAACACACTTCAATAGAAGACCATGATCATGACGAAGGAGCTAGGAATACTCGTGAAGCACGTGAGGAACAGTATAAGGGAGACGACGCGTCTAGTGCTGTGACCCATGATGGGCAAATTACTAGCACTGAAAATGTGATAGGCAGTATGGAAAACCAAGCAAGTACTGTAGAACACAACAATAAGCACGACAACACAGAGGAAGGTGGTGCTGGTAAAAATACTACAGATGTGAATTTGAATGAGCTGGAAGCAGGTAGGAATGGAAGTATATCCTCCAATGAAGAAAAGAGTTCCGAAGTATTAGACTCAGTTTCGCAGAGTAACTCATCCTTTACTTCCATAACAGCCTTGGAGTCCAATGGTCAGtcagaaataataaatattacagATACCCAGGATTCCTCTGTAAAAAATGAAATAGCGGTTATCAAGTCGGATTCAAATAGTGGCAGTGATGGAAATGAAACCGCTGCTCAAGGTACCAATTCTGAGACCCTTGTCTTGGAACAATCCGATAAATCTACTGTATCCTTAGATAATGCTAAACTAGATTCAAACTCGTCAAGTTCCACGGCAAATGTGGAAGAAAATCCAGTAGAATCTAGGGACTCCTCTacgaattttaaatttgtttccgCAGAAACTCTTGCTCAGTCCAATGTATCAGCTGAAAACAAAGATGGCTCTGCGTCTAGCACAATTGTGGAAAGCACTAATGATGGGAATGAGAATCCAGAAAATGTGGAAGGAACAGAGGGAACATATGACAACTCAGACTCGTCTAACACTGACGATACAGACCAAGTTCAACACGACTCCATTGATTCTTCTGATATATCTCTTCCTGTGGATGACAAAGAGAATCGCATAGATCTTGATACTCTGCCAGAAATTAGAACAGAGGGAAGCAACAGTGAAGAGGTTGCAGAAGAGTGATAATTTTGCTCAGGTTTTTTCTGCACTCATCAAgtttttatcatttattcttcTCCTTGTTTGCTCCACGTTATCTCATTTTTTAGAGCAGTACATGTTTGTTGTGTGCGATGACAGTCAGTATATTGTTAACAGAATTGCCTGTGCTAAAACGTGGTTAAATGAATATATTAGAAAACGTTTGATctgtataatatatttcaagttTTCTAGATATCATATTTTAGTTCTCATCTTTTGACTTGGAAGAGTGTGTAACATACCTGGTTTGCTTGTGTCGTACTTAAAGTGTGTTCGCTATCTCTGCTGATCAACCTGGGTATTGAAATCCAGACTttcattgtgtgtgtgtgtgtgtgtgtgtgtgaacaGTATGGCATATATCATGCATTATTAATGAAAATCACAGTACATATACAGCTTGAGCATCTGGTAATGATTGATGTGATACAACTAAGAGGATCCCGGAGAAAACATAGTTCAGTGGCATAGCACCAGCAAATTCATTTAAATGCGCAAGATACAGCTTGCATATCTGCTCATTATTGGTCTCGTTGACTAGGAAAAACTTGAGAGAATGTGTTTAAGTGACGCGATGTTTCTATTTATTCTTTATCCATAAGAGAGTTTTGGAGTTTTCGAGTTTCGAGTATACTTTGGATTGTTTTTGGTAAAATTACGCTTGGTgacatgtatttcatttcatctttagatttcaaatgacatgatttgaggTATTATTTAAATTCTCAATTTTACTCCGACATCTGAGTGttgtggatttcaaatgaaaattaagtgtaactctttttttttttttaatctaaacatgttatttattcaaattcATAATTCAAATGAAGTTCAAGTTCACAAACATGCGTAACATTTGAGTGTTGTGGATTTCAAGTGAAAATTAAGTCTAACtttcttttttttccaaacatgtTATTTAGTCAAATTCATAATTCAAATGAAGTTCAAGTTCACAAACATGCCATGATTTTAAAGGCTTCCTAGTTCTC
Protein-coding regions in this window:
- the LOC108205116 gene encoding uncharacterized protein LOC108205116 — translated: MYRHSPSRHQKAKGFRLKHVLQICVLVGVCFWLIYQVKHSHDKRKQFDENDAKTSRDVEMNSAVLKLGRKDLISQEKGPIKDLESHDEEVEEEIVEEDKSEEENGEQDKNEEEIGEEDKHGEEIEKEDKHEEESEEEEKHEEETAEEDKNEEETEEGKKEEESGEEDKHDEENGEEDKHEEENGEEDKHEEETGIEDEHENEEQEEDIETEEKGDRGGDVGVNEQEQEKTDSNVNQEEEFLDEEKDKDTNEKETEDKDDGGKDSQHTSIEDHDHDEGARNTREAREEQYKGDDASSAVTHDGQITSTENVIGSMENQASTVEHNNKHDNTEEGGAGKNTTDVNLNELEAGRNGSISSNEEKSSEVLDSVSQSNSSFTSITALESNGQSEIINITDTQDSSVKNEIAVIKSDSNSGSDGNETAAQGTNSETLVLEQSDKSTVSLDNAKLDSNSSSSTANVEENPVESRDSSTNFKFVSAETLAQSNVSAENKDGSASSTIVESTNDGNENPENVEGTEGTYDNSDSSNTDDTDQVQHDSIDSSDISLPVDDKENRIDLDTLPEIRTEGSNSEEVAEE